One window from the genome of Candidatus Hydrogenedens sp. encodes:
- a CDS encoding site-specific DNA-methyltransferase — protein sequence MSVKSNRRAERNRTITLTKREIQNYKKRFLYISHPVSVGKITNKIIHQDLFKIIDFLPTLFVDLLFIDPPYNLRKQFNANQFREMSEEAYEDWIESWLNPLRRILKPTASIYICGDWKSSSAIYRVMSKYFKVQNRITWEREKGRGALSNWKNCSEDIWFGTVSNKFYFNSKAVMLKRKVVAPYRDEAGKPKDWKSEQDGNYRLTYPSNLWTDITVPFWSMPENTDHPTQKPEKLVAKIILASSKEGDFVFDPFSGVGTTCVVAKKLGRHYCGVEIDETYCCLAEKRLELAEEDKTIQGYVGGVFWERNTMKDQKRI from the coding sequence ATGTCTGTAAAAAGTAATCGTAGAGCAGAACGAAATAGAACAATAACGCTAACAAAACGGGAGATACAAAATTATAAAAAACGGTTTTTATATATTAGCCATCCTGTCTCGGTAGGTAAGATAACAAACAAAATAATTCATCAAGACCTATTTAAAATTATCGATTTTTTACCAACATTATTTGTAGATTTGTTGTTTATAGATCCACCATATAATTTACGTAAGCAGTTTAATGCCAATCAATTCCGTGAAATGTCTGAAGAAGCGTATGAGGACTGGATAGAATCATGGTTAAATCCATTAAGAAGAATACTAAAACCAACTGCTTCCATTTATATTTGCGGTGATTGGAAATCTTCCTCAGCAATTTATCGTGTGATGTCTAAATACTTTAAGGTTCAAAACCGAATTACATGGGAACGGGAAAAAGGTCGAGGTGCTCTAAGTAACTGGAAAAACTGCTCAGAGGATATCTGGTTCGGTACTGTGTCCAATAAGTTCTATTTCAATAGTAAAGCAGTTATGCTGAAACGGAAAGTAGTTGCACCTTACAGGGACGAGGCAGGTAAACCTAAAGATTGGAAAAGTGAACAAGATGGCAATTATCGGCTAACATATCCATCGAATCTATGGACAGATATAACTGTTCCATTTTGGTCTATGCCTGAGAATACTGACCATCCGACACAGAAACCAGAAAAACTTGTGGCTAAAATTATCCTTGCCAGTTCTAAAGAAGGGGATTTTGTTTTTGACCCGTTTTCGGGTGTAGGGACTACTTGTGTTGTAGCAAAGAAATTAGGTCGACACTACTGCGGTGTCGAAATAGATGAGACTTATTGCTGTTTAGCAGAAAAACGTTTAGAATTAGCAGAGGAAGACAAAACAATCCAAGGTTATGTTGGTGGAGTATTTTGGGAACGGAATACAATGAAAGACCAGAAAAGAATTTAA